The sequence ggctattctttaataaattaaattatatgacTCACTAAACCATTGAATCACAAAGTATAAATATTTATGCTTTTAATAATCTATCATAATAAAAGTCATTCATGTAATCATCAACGcacttaatgtataattttgaatAGTCAAATGTGTTGTGACTAAccttaatttttcaaatttatccgGTTCACTTGACATAATTTTGggttcatttaattttttatataataattatttaataaaacaataaatatttttcaatagcAAATTATGACCAAACGACAGCCAGCCATGGTCTTTTATGACCACCACCGCAACGAAGTTCACCTAATCGATACCTTCAACATCAGTCATCACCTCCTAAATTGCCTGAAATCGAACGAAATTTGGCTAGAGAACAGAGATTGAAAATCTAATGGATTAAATGTGCTATTTTCTGGCTATTATGTCGACTTCATCTTCCACCCAACGGTGCCGTATGGTCGCCGTGACACGAGATTCCGACCAGTATTGGACAAAATTCAACCTATGGTTTTTGCTtcgattttcaatttttcagatttttattttgtgatttttttgtttttattatttcgaaaatgatgtaaaaatgaaaattataccCCATATAAAGTTTCGCCTTGGTCGAAAAtctcaaatatattaaatcagAAGCAAAAAACTGCTCTGATATCAAtggttaaatatataatataataataaattaaatactattcggatatataaataaaaacaaatcctAACATCTAGATATTGAGTTTGAGACGGTGACTATTGAGATTCCACCAACACTGAAAATATGAATCTTCTAAGcatttatgcaattatatagaTGATGTATTTCTACACGATTTAAAAAActcttatttataaattatctaTATCAATTGCAGTTATTGtgacaaatatatttattattttaattctaataatattcttgatttatattttttttaagtataaAACATCTCCTATATTTATCATAATGAAATATATTGATCAcaagtttataaaataatttaataatcgAATCCAACTTTCTATATAAATAATTACTTTACTCGAGTTCGATTGATTGtgcatcaaattttttttttttagctcaAGCTCCAATTCAACTTTAAactggttttttttaaaaaaattttgtatatatatttaaagagTATGCCTCttgtgaaacagtctcacgaatctttatctgtgagacggatcaatcttatcgatattcacaataaaaaatattactcttagcataaaaagtaatactttttcatggataacccaaataagagttctgtctcacaaaatatgacccgtaagaccgtctcacacaagtttttgccatatttaaataatatgtaaaaatttataaaactttttattacaattaatttaatatttggaaAACATAAGCACATAGATAAATAGATAGAAAGATGATTGTAAATATGAAGAGAAAGCTCCGAATTGCAAATCATCATCAAGAATGAACTAACAATAGAATGAAGGGCAGAAGGTGTTACAAACTACTACCTCTGAAATAGGCAATACAAAAACCATGCCTACGACAGTAATGCAATGACTAATGGGAGCCTAACTGATCAAACTCGAATAAAACGCGCACACACGCATACACACTCGGAGTTGTCTAGCATCAATCAAAAGGTAAGTAAATCCTCGGTCCTTACAGCAGTGCATCATCATCTGGACCGGCAAGCAACACCTGGTGAATCCATCACCATTTAGAATCTTGTTTTAATGGAATCCAAATTTGATAATAGGGAAAGCGAGGTGTTATATCGTTTCAGTGTAAAAAAGATAGATAAACAAGAAGCTACTTACATTGCAGTCAGAAGCATACTTTCTGGCAAGAATCAGGGCTCCATTTCTTTCGTTCTCAGATTCAAACACGACAACAAAAGATTGTCCTTTTCGAGCCTGCCAAAACAGTGACTTGGCTGCAGAATTCCCTCCTCCTCTGAACCCACATAGCTGAAAAAGATTATTGTCGAAGAGATTAATGCCAGATTGAAGGTTATAATCCTGGATTATTTTTCTTAGGATTGTGACATGATCGGAAATCGTAAATCAGTTCACAGTTAGTTTCAGGTGCATATTCGAACCAGATGTATGACTACCACTGTCTATACCTGCATCGACTTTGAATATGATTCTCTGGCCTTGGTGATCCATCCTCTACtaagttttattcttgttttaccAACGTGAAACAAGTGCACGGATTGAGATGAATAATTCCGTTCATTCATTTGAGAGATAACAACCTGTAAACCGGAGAGTAGTAGCATCtcaaaaatagatatttcaagaattatttaaacatgGTATGACAATAAACTAAGTTCAAGATTGATCCATGAACTAGAAGAAGCAATTTAAATAAGCATAGATTCTAAGGTCGCGTACGTTGAAATCATTGTTTGGTTTCCGCAAAAGTGTCTCTACATAGCCTTCCAAGTTTACAGCTGTAGGGGCAGAATTAAAAATGAAACCTCATTAGCCTTCCTATCCTCTCAAATTTTGTATATAGTCAAAGTTATAATAGGAAATAAGCATGAAAAGCAACCAAGTAAAGAGGGAATCGTAATTCTTAACAGTATCCATTAACCATTTACGAACCTTTATCGATAGGGCCATCTGTTGTAAGATTGATCTTTTGGTCATTTGAGACTATATCCACTTGTAAAACTCGACCAACATCAATAGGCTCCGGTGCATAAACACACTTGTTCGCACCTAGCAGGGGGAATAGATGTAATAACACAAAGGAAAGAAACTATACACAAATTATTCTCCTAAAAAGGTTGTGTAATTAGTACAATTTGGGTGAAGAAAACATGGTGGCCGTCTCTTTGCATTCTCAACTTTTGATGAAAACTTGAAAGAAAAAGAGTGCAGGTGCTGGATCCTACAATACCATTACTTGAATATGTTCAGACTTTAGTTTTTCGTGGGACCTAACTTATACTTTTTATGCATCGGATAAGGAAACAAAAAAGGTAATTGAATTTAGTTGTCCACGTCAGGCTTGATATGAAATAGGAAATCCACAAATCAAAGAAACAATGCACCATAAGCCAAAGAGGAAATGAAGAATTGATACCTAAAATAGGTTCCCTGCGGCTGCATTGAGAAGACAAACGATACCATTGGACTGAACATTTTGCAAGCTCTGCTGCTTCGTTTGAGCATGATTGAATCCGCAAAATGGAACCTAACGACTGAGAACCACCTAGCTCATATAACTGGTTTGAATTGTTCTCGGTCTTCCTGCTCATTTGCAACTGTAAAGCACAAAGACATGTAAGTCTAAATTGAagcttgaaaaaaaatttttaattatgacaAGACAATACTGTAGCAATAGAGTTATCCAACAGTATTTGCAAAAGGGTGATGGAAGAAAATGCCAGACCTCATTTTGAAGTTTAACTGAAACTATACATTTCTCTCTAATTTGAAGTCTCAGTTCTCGAAGTTCATGTTCCATCTCCGTGACCTTCCAAATACCAAGTAATTTGTAATTATAAAGTGAATGAAATAATAGGGAACGGAAAACCATCAAACAAGGAATGGTGCAAAGCATACAACCAAAAAATAGCATAACACTATGAGATTGCTCACAGTTTAAGTAATCCATAAATTAAAGAAAGTAATAATATGCCTTTGATGGTATCTGACAAGGGAAAAGAAAGATTAAAAGTGATTTTTATGATCGTATTATTTTGGTAATTACAACCAACATTAACAATCTCTactagaaaattagaaattGCACGAACTAGCCAAATGTAGCTTAAGCTATATACTGTTGCATCTCGAAGCATGCTTTAACAGAATAATCAAATCAGAAAAGTTCAAGAAACGCTACAAAGTTCGGCTACAAGACGGGGATCATGTAAACTTCAATCTGGGATAAAAATGTATACTATATTAACCGACACATCTAGCCATTTTTAACACGAATTAATGAGTCAGCATGAAgtaatcatatttaaaaaaatcatgaatgGCTACAAAAGAACATAGTTCCACATAAACGTTGTGTAAAACCAAAAAGGCTATCTCGACGTACTTTAATAGGCAGATGCTTTACTTTTATTCTTCTGGCTTCTTGAACCTCTTCGATTAGTCCCTCCAATTCCTGAAAGTTTGGAAACTCTAGATATCATAAAAAAAGATTGAATCTGCAGTGAAAATAATCAAGGGGAAAAAAAGAGCAGATATCTTGAAGCTGCTCAAAGGTCAGTTGTGTAGGGAAAGAAAAATTGATATGTTTATTCGAAAGAAAACATGCTATTTTGTTCGATTTGATCTCTATAAGAAACAAACTAAgataaatcaaaacaaatgcagcaaagaatgaaatatttgatagttTTTATTGTGCTTTTCCCGTCTACATTTTTCTAAGTTTAATACATTTCCCCACATAGCCATAAATGAATGTTTCACATCTGAAGATAAACAGCATAATACTCAACACaacaagacaaaaaaaaaaaacaaataaaattgtCCTAAACCACAATTTTACCTGCTGTTTTCCTGAACTTTGGTTTCTCTCTTGTTCCTCAAGTGCTTCTCCGATCCTCTGCACGACTGCTCTAGCACTCTCAATTTCGGCACAGGCAAAGGACTTCTCTTGGTTGACCAACTTTTTAGCATCTTCAGAAGCCTGAAAAGAGACCAATTTCACTTATCCAAAATCCATAAAGGAGAGAGGAAATTATTTTACAGGTGAGTTCttgatgacaaaaaaaaaataaataaccacAAAAATATTAGATCCTAAATACAAATAAGATAGTGTGTATATGTTGGACACTCAGAAGGTAAGATTAGATACTTGTAGCAGGAAATTACTGAAAGTGGCAACATTTGCTAATACCAAGCTAAAATGTGTTAACTAATTGAGTACAAACGTGGCAGCCGTGACAAAGTTTGTGTTGTGCATGTCAACCTGCTTCAGAAAGTTCACTAGCTTTTTCACTTCAAACTTCTCCTGAATTAGCTCTCCTTCTTTTTGGGTCAATTTTACTGCCAATGCCTCCACCTGGAGAACTATAATGTAAGAATCCACTAGCATATCGATTAAAGCTACAAAAATATGGAAAGATTACCCCTAGTGCACAACAGTCAGATAGTTAATAGCTAACAATACATATTACTACAAACTAACAAATAATCGCTAGAGAACCACCTAAAAGAATAATACCTTTTGGTCCTTGTTGTTTGGACATGACGTGAAAGAACTCCACTATTTTCTTTTTAGGTATGATTATAATGCTCGTCGGCAATCTTAGAAACATTGATCAATCCCCCATTGTAAATTATATATAGCCAGTTAGCCACCAACTCAAGCagcttttcaaaaatattttttgtgtttcTTCTAAATCAAGCTCATCaaggaaaaagaagaaacaAACATACAAGTCTGAGGCTTTGAAATGGTTACTGATATATTGTTGGTTTTGGCCGCTCTTTTACGAGTGATGG comes from Primulina huaijiensis isolate GDHJ02 chromosome 2, ASM1229523v2, whole genome shotgun sequence and encodes:
- the LOC140967934 gene encoding stomatal closure-related actin-binding protein 2-like isoform X2, which produces MTKVSPEFSDEVPVVWSVSADVSFKSNQFPKYKLGPDNHVLEEIKEDIKGPTLKEVVVQETNQLKEQHERLSVRDLASKFDKNLAAAAKLSDEAKLREVASLDGHVLLKKLRDALEYLRGQLAGQNKEDVEKAISMVEALAVKLTQKEGELIQEKFEVKKLVNFLKQASEDAKKLVNQEKSFACAEIESARAVVQRIGEALEEQERNQSSGKQQELEGLIEEVQEARRIKVKHLPIKVTEMEHELRELRLQIREKCIVSVKLQNELQMSRKTENNSNQLYELGGSQSLGSILRIQSCSNEAAELAKCSVQWYRLSSQCSRREPILGANKCVYAPEPIDVGRVLQVDIVSNDQKINLTTDGPIDKAVNLEGYVETLLRKPNNDFNVVISQMNERNYSSQSVHLFHVGKTRIKLSRGWITKARESYSKSMQLCGFRGGGNSAAKSLFWQARKGQSFVVVFESENERNGALILARKYASDCNVLLAGPDDDALL
- the LOC140967934 gene encoding stomatal closure-related actin-binding protein 2-like isoform X1; its protein translation is MYGHKLRLMTKVSPEFSDEVPVVWSVSADVSFKSNQFPKYKLGPDNHVLEEIKEDIKGPTLKEVVVQETNQLKEQHERLSVRDLASKFDKNLAAAAKLSDEAKLREVASLDGHVLLKKLRDALEYLRGQLAGQNKEDVEKAISMVEALAVKLTQKEGELIQEKFEVKKLVNFLKQASEDAKKLVNQEKSFACAEIESARAVVQRIGEALEEQERNQSSGKQQELEGLIEEVQEARRIKVKHLPIKVTEMEHELRELRLQIREKCIVSVKLQNELQMSRKTENNSNQLYELGGSQSLGSILRIQSCSNEAAELAKCSVQWYRLSSQCSRREPILGANKCVYAPEPIDVGRVLQVDIVSNDQKINLTTDGPIDKAVNLEGYVETLLRKPNNDFNVVISQMNERNYSSQSVHLFHVGKTRIKLSRGWITKARESYSKSMQLCGFRGGGNSAAKSLFWQARKGQSFVVVFESENERNGALILARKYASDCNVLLAGPDDDALL